One stretch of bacterium DNA includes these proteins:
- a CDS encoding sugar kinase codes for MRAAEVVGIGEALIRLSPAGAETLETASTYAVHVGGAEANVCAGLARLDVRTAWISRLPANPLGRRVARTIRGFGVEVDGVLWAPEGSVGLNFFQPEAPPRAGEVFYYRSGSAFTEIDPDAVGWGVLDGAGLVHLTGITPALGGRPRALVERAIAEARRREVRISFDVNYRAALWTRAAARTVIEPLLRGVDTVFLNERDARGVFDAEGDPEVIAADLRERFRCTTLVLTLGAAGALAHDGSGVYRHPAFPTTIVDRIGRGDAFAAGFLYGHRRGDVRDGLRYGAALAALKQTYPGDISHATLADVGPVVGGQTETFHR; via the coding sequence AGACGCTCGAAACCGCCTCCACCTACGCGGTCCACGTCGGCGGCGCGGAGGCCAACGTCTGCGCCGGACTGGCGCGCCTCGACGTGAGGACGGCGTGGATCTCGCGCCTGCCGGCGAACCCGCTGGGGCGGCGCGTGGCCAGGACGATCCGCGGCTTCGGCGTCGAGGTCGACGGCGTCCTCTGGGCGCCGGAGGGATCGGTCGGCCTCAATTTCTTCCAACCCGAAGCACCGCCGCGGGCGGGGGAGGTTTTCTATTACCGCTCCGGCTCGGCGTTTACCGAGATCGATCCCGACGCCGTGGGATGGGGCGTCCTGGACGGTGCCGGCCTGGTGCATCTCACCGGCATCACGCCGGCCCTCGGCGGCCGCCCCCGGGCCCTCGTCGAGCGCGCCATCGCAGAGGCGCGCCGGCGGGAGGTCCGGATCTCCTTCGACGTCAACTATCGGGCCGCGCTCTGGACCCGCGCGGCCGCGCGCACGGTCATCGAGCCGCTGCTCCGGGGCGTGGACACCGTGTTCCTCAACGAGCGCGACGCGCGCGGCGTGTTCGACGCGGAGGGCGATCCGGAGGTCATTGCCGCGGACCTGCGGGAGCGGTTTCGTTGCACGACGCTGGTCCTGACCCTGGGCGCGGCCGGCGCGCTCGCGCACGACGGAAGCGGCGTCTACCGCCATCCGGCGTTTCCCACCACGATCGTGGACCGGATCGGGCGCGGTGACGCCTTTGCCGCGGGGTTCCTGTACGGGCATCGCCGTGGAGACGTCCGCGACGGGCTGCGCTACGGCGCCGCGTTGGCGGCGCTCAAGCAGACGTATCCCGGCGACATCAGCCACGCGACCCTCGCCGACGTCGGGCCGGTCGTCGGCGGGCAGACCGAGACATTCCACCGGTAG
- a CDS encoding Hsp20/alpha crystallin family protein encodes MSIIRWEPFRWDPFEDLGLRRSMDRVFDELLMRTPRRTLAPKEWEPPVEMFETNNEVIVRIELPNIDPKQVEITVSEDTVTLRGETKHEEEQKERNYYYRELLYGAYSRTLRLPTTVKGVEAKAVYKDGVLEVKIPKAVHVKPVPVKVQAAA; translated from the coding sequence ATGAGCATCATTCGCTGGGAGCCATTCCGGTGGGATCCGTTTGAGGACCTGGGCCTTCGCCGGTCGATGGACCGGGTGTTCGATGAGCTGTTGATGCGCACCCCGCGGCGGACTCTCGCTCCCAAAGAGTGGGAGCCGCCGGTCGAGATGTTTGAAACCAACAACGAGGTGATCGTGCGGATCGAACTGCCGAACATCGATCCGAAGCAGGTGGAGATTACGGTCAGCGAGGACACCGTCACCCTGCGTGGCGAGACGAAGCACGAGGAGGAGCAAAAGGAACGGAACTACTACTATCGTGAGCTGTTGTACGGGGCCTACAGCCGCACCCTCAGGCTCCCCACGACGGTGAAGGGCGTGGAGGCCAAGGCAGTCTACAAGGACGGCGTGCTGGAAGTGAAGATCCCGAAGGCCGTGCACGTGAAGCCTGTTCCGGTGAAGGTGCAGGCCGCGGCCTGA
- a CDS encoding MBL fold metallo-hydrolase, whose translation MRISFHGADRSVTGSCHLVECAGRRVLVDCGLHQGGRDLDEENARPFGFEPAEIDCVLLTHAHLDHCGRLPLLVDRGYRGDVIATAATRELAHVVMQDAAHVQEEEARSRARRQRRRGGKVEARPLYTPRDALDTLQHFGRRAQYGEALEVTAGIHATFLDAGHILGSASIRLDLEEGGRRTTVLFSGDLGGPGRPLLRGPVAPPQADAAVMETTYGDRLHKPLDASVAELYAAVADAFRRGGNVIIPTFALERAQELLFFLRDGVDRGQLPRSMPVYLDSPMAISATTIFEHHPECYTAPVGALLRAGRDPFHLPGLHFTRDQADSVALNAIRGGAVIMAGSGMATAGRVRHHLRHNLAREDSSVIFVGYAARGTLARQIIDGAQQVHLFGEEIPVRARIYTINGFSGHADRDELLAWHRRVAPERTFLVHGEEEVMRAFAERLAADGRVEMPSEGQSVEL comes from the coding sequence ATGAGGATCTCATTCCACGGCGCGGACCGCAGCGTCACGGGCTCCTGCCACCTCGTGGAGTGCGCGGGCCGGCGCGTGTTGGTCGACTGCGGGCTGCACCAGGGCGGCCGCGATCTCGACGAGGAGAACGCCCGGCCGTTTGGCTTCGAGCCGGCCGAGATCGACTGCGTGCTCCTGACCCACGCGCACCTGGACCACTGCGGCCGGCTGCCGCTCCTGGTGGACCGCGGATACCGGGGCGACGTGATCGCGACCGCGGCGACGCGGGAGCTGGCCCACGTCGTGATGCAAGACGCGGCCCACGTGCAGGAGGAGGAGGCGCGGTCCCGCGCCCGCCGGCAGCGGCGCCGCGGCGGGAAGGTGGAGGCGCGGCCCCTGTACACTCCGCGCGACGCGCTCGACACCCTGCAGCACTTCGGGCGCCGGGCGCAGTACGGCGAGGCCCTGGAGGTGACCGCCGGCATCCACGCCACCTTTCTCGACGCCGGCCACATTCTCGGCTCGGCCAGCATCCGCCTGGACCTGGAGGAAGGAGGGCGCCGCACCACGGTGCTGTTCTCGGGGGACCTGGGCGGCCCCGGGCGGCCGCTCCTCCGCGGGCCGGTCGCGCCGCCGCAGGCCGACGCGGCGGTGATGGAAACGACCTACGGCGATCGCCTGCACAAGCCGCTGGACGCGTCCGTCGCGGAGCTCTACGCCGCGGTCGCCGACGCGTTCCGCCGCGGCGGGAACGTCATCATCCCCACGTTTGCCCTGGAACGTGCCCAGGAGCTGCTGTTCTTCCTGCGCGACGGCGTGGACCGCGGGCAGCTGCCCCGGTCAATGCCGGTCTACCTAGACTCGCCGATGGCGATCTCGGCGACGACCATCTTTGAACATCACCCGGAGTGCTACACGGCGCCCGTCGGCGCGCTCCTCCGTGCCGGCCGCGATCCTTTTCATCTCCCCGGGCTGCACTTCACCCGCGACCAGGCGGACTCCGTGGCGCTGAACGCCATTCGAGGCGGCGCGGTGATCATGGCCGGCTCCGGCATGGCCACCGCCGGACGGGTGCGCCACCACCTCCGGCACAATCTCGCGCGCGAGGACTCCAGCGTCATCTTCGTCGGGTACGCGGCCCGGGGCACGCTCGCCCGGCAGATCATCGACGGCGCGCAACAGGTGCACCTCTTCGGCGAGGAGATCCCGGTGCGGGCGCGCATCTACACGATCAACGGGTTCTCCGGTCACGCCGACCGCGACGAACTCCTGGCCTGGCACCGCCGCGTGGCGCCGGAGCGCACGTTCCTCGTGCACGGCGAGGAAGAGGTCATGCGCGCCTTCGCGGAGCGGCTCGCGGCGGACGGCCGGGTAGAGATGCCGTCCGAAGGGCAGAGTGTCGAGCTGTAG